The following proteins are encoded in a genomic region of [Eubacterium] hominis:
- a CDS encoding glycosyl transferase family 6: MKSIGILYICTGPYYLFWEDFFKSFEAKFLTDYEKKYFVFTDAKHIYAEDNPNVKKYKLDPQPWPLITLLRFATFLSIKNDLKDCDYLMFSNANIVCDDFITESEFLPRIEKGEKIFVTSHPGYYKKDKLSFPYERHSRSLAYVPWNCGENYVIGAMFGGTRNAFLTMAKVLNTRIEEDLKRNVIALWHDESHLNRYIVNRSDVRVLHPMYCYPYGLNVSYGKKLSAVGKQSKFDVNKFKGQYDNKPITIKRIIKKINEITKLASIVMLAFDTITFKRVKIIDYEEEK; the protein is encoded by the coding sequence TGAAAAGTATAGGTATATTATATATATGTACAGGACCTTATTATTTATTTTGGGAAGATTTTTTTAAATCATTTGAGGCAAAATTTTTAACAGATTATGAAAAAAAATATTTTGTATTTACTGATGCAAAACACATATATGCTGAAGACAATCCAAATGTTAAGAAATATAAATTAGATCCTCAACCATGGCCTTTAATTACTCTTCTTAGATTTGCTACATTCTTATCTATTAAAAATGATTTGAAAGATTGTGATTATCTAATGTTTTCAAATGCTAATATTGTTTGCGATGATTTTATAACAGAAAGTGAGTTTCTGCCTAGAATAGAGAAAGGAGAAAAAATTTTTGTAACAAGCCATCCTGGGTACTATAAAAAAGATAAACTATCATTCCCGTATGAAAGGCATTCAAGATCATTAGCTTATGTTCCTTGGAATTGTGGTGAAAATTACGTAATTGGAGCTATGTTTGGAGGTACACGAAATGCATTCTTAACTATGGCAAAAGTTTTGAATACAAGAATTGAAGAAGATTTAAAACGAAATGTTATTGCTTTATGGCACGATGAATCGCATTTGAATAGATACATAGTAAATAGATCTGATGTTAGAGTACTTCATCCAATGTATTGTTATCCATACGGATTAAATGTTTCCTATGGTAAAAAGCTATCAGCTGTCGGGAAACAGTCAAAATTTGATGTTAATAAATTTAAGGGGCAATATGACAATAAACCAATTACAATTAAAAGAATTATAAAAAAAATTAATGAAATCACAAAATTGGCATCGATAGTTATGTTGGCTTTTGACACTATTACATTTAAACGAGTGAAAATTATAGATTATGAAGAAGAAAAATAA
- a CDS encoding oligosaccharide flippase family protein gives MKKKNNSLINIIAALITFIVQMFISFWLSPFIISKLGEESYGFINLANNFVSYASLIAVAINSMASRYISLEYNSARFEEAKKYYSTVFWANCLLFVIIIICSSIIVQRLDCFINISPNLVAQVKITFMLSFVNMGVSLLGTVYTAAAFTTNKMHLNSLIQIIANVGKSFLLLSLFTFLPAKIYYFSIALLTAGLITLIGNYIVSSRLLVGFKAQKKYFELKKIVILVKSGVWVLISNVSNILLNGFDLLLSNWFISSTIMGRLSLAKQIPYAFSSALGIFSNIFASSLTLNFSKEGYKSLVQEAKSQLKILSFIFTVPYAGIIVFGKPFLSLWLKNANYTSNQLNEIYVLMIIILLDIIVSTYMYSIHSVFIALDKVKTYSILLFCASIISVCSTIFLVKYTSLGVFAIAGTSTVVLGITHSIFIPILASKLLNEKRDVFLRVELKSWTILFVISCVFLSIRAFMTFNDWFSFFLNVILAGSIGYIMSLFLVLDKNERRMIITRIFSD, from the coding sequence ATGAAGAAGAAAAATAATTCATTAATAAATATAATCGCAGCTTTGATTACTTTTATTGTACAAATGTTTATTAGTTTTTGGTTATCACCGTTTATAATCAGTAAACTTGGTGAAGAATCATATGGATTTATCAATTTGGCGAATAATTTTGTTTCGTATGCTTCTTTAATAGCTGTTGCTATAAATTCTATGGCAAGTAGGTATATATCTCTGGAATATAATTCAGCTAGATTTGAAGAGGCAAAAAAATATTATAGTACTGTGTTTTGGGCTAATTGCTTGTTGTTTGTTATAATAATTATATGCTCCTCTATTATTGTGCAAAGACTGGATTGTTTTATAAATATATCACCAAATTTAGTGGCACAGGTTAAAATAACGTTTATGTTAAGCTTTGTAAACATGGGAGTCTCTCTCTTGGGTACTGTTTATACTGCTGCAGCATTTACCACAAATAAGATGCATTTAAATTCATTGATACAAATTATTGCTAATGTTGGGAAAAGTTTTTTATTACTTTCTCTATTTACATTTTTACCTGCAAAAATTTATTATTTTAGCATTGCATTATTGACAGCTGGTTTAATAACACTTATTGGTAATTACATTGTATCTTCACGATTACTTGTAGGGTTTAAAGCTCAAAAAAAATACTTTGAATTAAAAAAAATTGTTATACTTGTAAAATCAGGCGTTTGGGTTTTGATTTCAAATGTTAGCAATATACTCCTAAATGGATTTGATTTATTACTGAGTAATTGGTTTATAAGTAGCACAATAATGGGAAGACTTTCATTAGCTAAACAAATACCCTATGCATTTAGTTCAGCTTTGGGTATTTTTTCGAATATCTTTGCCTCAAGTCTTACGCTGAACTTTTCTAAAGAAGGGTATAAAAGTTTGGTACAAGAGGCAAAAAGTCAATTAAAGATATTGTCATTTATATTTACTGTACCTTATGCCGGAATAATAGTTTTTGGGAAACCTTTTCTATCTCTGTGGTTAAAAAATGCAAATTACACCTCTAACCAATTAAACGAAATATATGTTCTTATGATAATTATTCTTTTAGATATTATCGTTAGCACATATATGTATAGTATTCATTCAGTATTCATTGCTTTGGATAAGGTTAAAACTTATTCCATCTTACTATTTTGTGCTAGCATAATTAGTGTGTGTTCAACAATATTTCTTGTTAAATATACTTCTTTGGGAGTGTTTGCAATAGCTGGGACAAGTACTGTTGTTTTAGGAATAACTCATAGCATTTTTATTCCAATTTTAGCTTCAAAGTTGTTAAATGAAAAAAGAGATGTTTTTTTAAGAGTAGAACTTAAATCATGGACAATACTTTTTGTTATATCATGTGTTTTCCTTTCTATAAGAGCTTTTATGACTTTTAATGATTGGTTTTCTTTTTTCTTGAATGTGATATTAGCTGGTTCTATAGGCTATATAATGTCACTCTTCTTGGTCTTAGATAAAAACGAAAGAAGAATGATAATAACTAGGATATTTTCTGATTAG
- a CDS encoding transposase produces the protein MNYQTLSKKYRESRVKGFIGGIEKDIALIKNAISLPNSSGFVEGNNNKFKLIKRILYGRSNFVDLFRKCY, from the coding sequence ATGAATTATCAAACATTATCGAAAAAATATAGAGAATCAAGAGTAAAAGGTTTCATAGGAGGCATAGAAAAAGATATTGCCCTGATCAAGAACGCAATATCTCTTCCAAATAGTTCTGGATTTGTTGAAGGAAACAACAACAAATTCAAACTTATCAAACGTATATTATACGGAAGAAGCAATTTTGTCGACCTATTTCGCAAATGTTATTAA
- a CDS encoding IS4 family transposase: MVDSAIHAVHDYLPDASLHFLELIKGDNPDSFTRLRKLSVLDIIYQMFDRKGCSQWSDIMNFYDDLNKKQTITETGFYLARKKFNPEALRVMSNEFIANFYDNNADEMKKWKNHLVLSVDGSKIILPNTKENEAIFGRINAKPTSKDFDSKPVSGLLSTLHDCLNDTFLDVKFGPCSSSEKYFASKHITTYCENFIDSAIFTLDRGYPSMRLVDQLINSKQYFVFRLPSSFLKAYTNQIKAGEDKVIHITFDRESTNQYRDDIQFRQHLMNTTYTLRFTKLIIGQDKDDQDIVELLMSNLPEDEYSKDDLKELYHLRWTIETSYNRLKNRMKLENFSGYKSTLIYQDIYADIWLYNIISLEILYANDQVAIEQKQEGEYILKRNFNKAIGIMKKLFIRALISMDEDTNDYALSVIKDNIAGNLVWIKKGRAYERKRTTTPSSISYKSTY, from the coding sequence ATGGTAGATAGTGCTATTCATGCCGTACATGATTATCTACCCGATGCATCCCTGCATTTTTTAGAACTTATTAAAGGCGATAATCCTGATTCTTTCACCAGATTACGGAAACTATCTGTTCTTGATATTATTTATCAAATGTTTGATCGAAAAGGGTGCTCACAATGGAGTGATATTATGAACTTTTACGATGACCTCAATAAAAAACAAACAATAACAGAAACTGGCTTTTACCTTGCCAGAAAAAAATTCAATCCTGAGGCATTGCGTGTCATGAGCAATGAGTTTATTGCCAATTTTTATGACAACAATGCCGATGAAATGAAAAAATGGAAAAACCATCTAGTACTATCCGTTGATGGTTCCAAGATCATCCTACCTAATACAAAAGAGAATGAAGCCATCTTCGGTCGTATAAATGCGAAGCCTACATCCAAAGATTTTGATTCCAAACCTGTTAGTGGTCTTTTATCTACCCTTCATGATTGTTTGAACGATACGTTTCTTGATGTAAAGTTTGGTCCATGTTCATCAAGTGAGAAGTATTTCGCTTCGAAGCATATCACAACATACTGCGAAAACTTCATTGATAGTGCCATTTTCACCTTGGATAGAGGATATCCATCTATGAGACTTGTAGATCAACTGATAAACAGTAAGCAATATTTCGTATTCAGATTACCTAGTAGTTTTTTGAAAGCATATACAAATCAAATAAAGGCGGGAGAAGACAAGGTCATACACATTACCTTTGATAGAGAAAGTACGAATCAATATCGAGATGACATTCAGTTTCGACAGCATCTGATGAATACCACGTATACCCTACGATTCACTAAATTGATTATAGGACAGGACAAAGACGACCAAGATATCGTTGAATTACTAATGTCAAACTTACCAGAAGATGAATATAGTAAGGATGATTTAAAAGAACTATATCATTTACGTTGGACGATTGAAACATCTTATAACAGATTAAAAAACAGGATGAAACTGGAGAATTTCAGTGGATACAAATCAACACTTATTTATCAGGATATATACGCAGATATCTGGCTATATAATATCATATCATTAGAAATCTTGTATGCGAATGATCAAGTAGCGATAGAACAGAAACAGGAGGGAGAATACATACTAAAGCGAAATTTCAATAAAGCAATAGGAATTATGAAGAAGTTATTTATAAGGGCATTAATCAGCATGGATGAAGATACAAATGATTATGCATTATCAGTAATAAAGGATAATATAGCAGGCAATTTAGTATGGATTAAAAAAGGACGTGCCTATGAACGAAAGCGAACAACAACGCCTTCTTCAATATCTTATAAAAGCACGTATTAG
- a CDS encoding HAD-IC family P-type ATPase — translation MNLQTDTEIDSSYGLSEEQVAARVERGQVNKQIDRISKSYKEIIHDNIFTLFNLINVVLAGFIIFIGSWRNLLFMGVILSNIVIGILQEIRAKRVLDKLSLITQSSVKVRRSGEWKEIHIDDVVLDDIISLSTSNQIIADAIVIDGRLEVNESLVTGESDIIIKQPGDELYSGSFVVSGNATCQVLHVGEDNYASTIMKDAKVFKKHKSQLRDSINYIIKIIGFVIIPMGIALFVKQYFISGYPFDKAIIAMVAALVGMIPEGLVLLTSVALAVGTINLARKQTLVQELYCIETLARVDTLCLDKTGTITEGNMQVEDILVMEEGLDIKALLANFQEAIHDENATAMAIRNFVGKPAHMEKPVRILPFSSARKCSAVTFESGTYVLGAYEFVCDKKDPAIVAEIEKQANMGNRVLVFMQNDTPIKFDDIEKDGHILALVLLSDPIRKEAPQTLDYFLSQGVDIKVISGDDPRTVHAIAKKANLKNHERYIDVSTLKDEEIDAVVKHYTIFGRVSPKQKKLMIAALKKQGHITAMIGDGVNDVMALKEADCSISVAQGSEAAKNIANLVLLDNNFAHMPHIVDEGRRVINNIQRAASLFLVKTTFSTMLAFLTLFLIRRYPFEPIQLTLISSLTIGIPSFFLALEPNHARVQGNFLLNVFSKAFPGALCVVLSVVFVHFLGNVLPINEAQMTTMTVLLTGTSSLIVLYRVCIPFTRLRFIVFVIMTALFIAAVVLLPNLFVLVRLSFYQAVCTLGAMFMIPIVMDFFFRFGNKLKLKERLEQVGK, via the coding sequence ATGAATTTACAAACAGATACAGAAATAGACAGCAGCTATGGTTTAAGCGAGGAACAAGTCGCAGCCAGAGTGGAACGAGGTCAGGTCAATAAACAAATTGATCGTATTTCAAAAAGCTATAAAGAAATTATTCATGATAATATATTTACACTATTCAACCTGATCAATGTGGTTTTGGCAGGCTTTATCATTTTCATCGGATCATGGCGAAACCTGTTGTTTATGGGAGTTATTTTATCCAATATCGTCATTGGTATTTTACAGGAAATCCGTGCAAAACGTGTACTAGATAAATTATCTTTGATTACACAATCCAGTGTGAAAGTAAGACGAAGTGGTGAATGGAAAGAAATACATATTGATGATGTGGTATTAGATGACATCATTTCCCTTTCTACCAGCAATCAGATCATTGCGGATGCAATTGTGATCGATGGTCGTTTAGAAGTCAATGAATCTCTTGTGACCGGTGAAAGTGATATCATCATCAAACAGCCTGGTGATGAATTATATTCTGGAAGTTTTGTGGTGAGTGGCAATGCTACATGTCAGGTATTACATGTTGGTGAAGATAATTATGCTTCTACCATCATGAAAGATGCAAAGGTATTTAAAAAACATAAATCTCAATTAAGAGATTCTATCAATTATATTATTAAAATCATTGGTTTTGTGATCATTCCAATGGGAATCGCATTGTTTGTGAAGCAGTACTTTATCAGTGGGTATCCTTTTGATAAAGCTATCATTGCCATGGTTGCGGCCCTTGTGGGTATGATACCGGAAGGACTGGTCTTATTGACAAGTGTTGCCCTTGCTGTTGGTACCATTAATTTAGCTCGTAAACAGACATTAGTTCAAGAGCTTTATTGTATAGAAACCCTGGCAAGAGTGGACACTCTTTGTTTAGATAAGACAGGTACCATTACAGAAGGAAATATGCAGGTGGAAGATATCCTGGTTATGGAAGAAGGCTTAGATATCAAAGCATTACTGGCGAACTTTCAAGAAGCGATTCATGATGAAAATGCCACAGCCATGGCAATCAGAAACTTTGTAGGAAAGCCTGCACACATGGAAAAGCCTGTCCGTATCCTGCCTTTCTCCTCTGCACGTAAATGCAGTGCGGTGACCTTTGAAAGTGGTACATATGTTTTAGGCGCATATGAATTTGTATGTGATAAAAAAGATCCTGCGATTGTCGCAGAAATTGAGAAACAAGCCAATATGGGTAATCGTGTACTGGTTTTTATGCAAAATGATACTCCTATTAAATTTGATGATATAGAAAAAGATGGTCATATCCTTGCGCTGGTATTGTTAAGTGATCCAATACGTAAAGAAGCCCCACAGACTTTAGATTATTTCTTATCACAGGGTGTAGATATCAAAGTCATTAGTGGTGATGATCCTAGAACCGTACATGCTATCGCAAAGAAAGCTAATCTAAAAAATCATGAACGTTATATCGATGTTAGTACCTTAAAAGATGAAGAGATTGATGCTGTAGTGAAACACTATACGATCTTTGGACGTGTATCTCCAAAACAGAAAAAATTGATGATTGCGGCATTAAAGAAACAAGGACATATTACCGCCATGATTGGTGATGGTGTCAATGATGTTATGGCTTTAAAAGAAGCCGATTGTAGTATTTCCGTTGCACAAGGTAGTGAGGCCGCAAAGAATATTGCCAATCTTGTATTACTAGATAACAACTTTGCCCATATGCCTCATATTGTGGATGAAGGAAGACGTGTCATTAACAATATTCAACGTGCTGCCTCTTTATTCCTTGTAAAAACGACCTTCTCTACCATGTTGGCATTCTTAACATTGTTCTTGATTCGCCGATATCCATTTGAACCAATTCAGTTAACGCTGATTTCATCGTTAACCATTGGTATCCCATCTTTCTTCCTAGCCCTTGAACCAAATCACGCCAGAGTACAAGGTAACTTCTTATTAAATGTATTTTCTAAAGCCTTCCCTGGTGCCTTGTGTGTGGTATTAAGTGTTGTATTCGTACACTTCTTAGGTAATGTTCTACCAATCAATGAAGCTCAAATGACAACGATGACTGTACTATTAACAGGTACTAGTTCCCTGATTGTCTTATATCGTGTATGTATACCATTTACAAGACTTCGTTTCATCGTCTTTGTGATCATGACAGCCCTATTCATTGCGGCTGTGGTCTTATTACCTAATTTGTTCGTATTGGTACGCTTAAGCTTCTATCAAGCTGTATGTACCCTTGGTGCTATGTTTATGATTCCCATTGTGATGGATTTCTTCTTTCGGTTTGGTAATAAGTTAAAGTTAAAGGAACGTTTGGAACAGGTAGGAAAATAG
- a CDS encoding peptidase M3, with product MKNMKKLFAGLLCITIILSGCTSNNPSKSSNVMYEIPQAKEEIIPQHDDIDFKDMKYERPDIDGIYAKIKDTIDKAKQSGQQDSVLSQYDQILKALQNYDQMQVIASIHNHLDLTDTYYEEENQLLDNEFVKLDNRMNEMTKIIMESEYKDAFVKKMGQAFIDRYEVNRKLNSPEIEALSEKETKLINQYNKRSAANDYTTIKDGKTVTIDDLDLSSFADIPAYYEIYEKRNKELGGIYKELVKTRVEIAKKLGYENYSDYAYEVLKRDYSKEDAAKFEEKVLKYIVPLYQKLNSKFSDKIHALHDGQVDVAGGMPYLEKALQSEFPKAMQEAFAYMKQHGLYVYDDQKNMLHAGYTTIIGNEPFMFINTSDYKDPGTMFHEFGHYYNFFLMGDTIWNDSNNLDLAEVHSQGLETLMYAYYENIYGENAELMEISNLMNMLSSILQGACEDEFQQEVFKKPEMSLEEMNQLHAELYKKYMGYPVEYEWVDIHHHFETPFYYISYATSAASALEIWMMSMHDRDDALQAYRNITQYTLNTQYLEPLKASGLSNPFDSDLIKNIADQFTKQFL from the coding sequence ATGAAAAATATGAAAAAACTATTTGCTGGATTATTGTGTATCACAATAATATTAAGTGGATGTACATCTAACAATCCATCAAAATCATCAAATGTGATGTATGAAATACCCCAGGCAAAAGAAGAAATAATACCACAACATGATGACATTGATTTTAAGGATATGAAATATGAACGTCCAGATATAGATGGAATCTATGCGAAAATCAAGGATACAATAGATAAGGCAAAACAATCAGGACAACAAGACAGCGTGTTATCACAATATGATCAAATCCTAAAAGCTTTACAAAACTATGACCAAATGCAGGTAATTGCCAGTATTCATAATCATCTAGATTTAACCGATACATATTATGAAGAAGAAAATCAGTTATTAGACAATGAGTTTGTAAAATTGGATAATCGTATGAACGAGATGACCAAAATCATCATGGAATCTGAATATAAAGATGCTTTTGTGAAAAAGATGGGACAGGCGTTTATTGATCGCTACGAGGTAAATCGCAAATTAAATTCACCTGAAATTGAAGCATTATCAGAAAAAGAAACCAAACTTATCAATCAATACAATAAGCGTTCTGCAGCAAATGATTATACAACGATAAAAGATGGTAAAACAGTTACGATAGATGATCTTGATTTAAGCTCTTTTGCGGATATTCCAGCCTATTATGAAATCTATGAAAAACGTAATAAGGAACTGGGCGGTATTTATAAAGAACTTGTGAAAACAAGAGTAGAAATAGCGAAAAAACTCGGATATGAAAATTATAGTGATTATGCATACGAGGTATTAAAACGTGATTACAGTAAAGAAGATGCCGCAAAATTTGAAGAAAAAGTATTAAAATATATTGTGCCATTATATCAGAAACTGAATAGTAAATTTAGTGATAAAATACATGCATTACATGATGGTCAGGTAGATGTTGCAGGGGGCATGCCTTATCTTGAAAAAGCACTTCAATCTGAATTTCCAAAAGCTATGCAAGAGGCGTTTGCGTATATGAAGCAACATGGCTTATATGTGTATGATGATCAAAAAAATATGTTGCATGCAGGATATACAACCATTATCGGAAATGAGCCGTTTATGTTTATCAATACCTCTGATTACAAAGATCCAGGTACCATGTTTCATGAATTTGGACATTATTATAATTTCTTTTTAATGGGGGATACCATCTGGAATGATTCTAATAATCTGGATCTTGCGGAAGTTCATTCACAAGGTTTAGAAACATTGATGTATGCTTATTATGAAAACATCTATGGAGAAAATGCAGAGTTAATGGAAATATCAAATTTAATGAATATGTTGAGTAGTATTTTACAGGGGGCATGTGAGGATGAATTCCAGCAGGAAGTCTTTAAAAAACCAGAAATGAGTTTAGAAGAGATGAATCAACTGCACGCAGAACTATATAAAAAATATATGGGATATCCAGTTGAATATGAATGGGTAGACATTCATCATCATTTTGAAACACCGTTCTATTATATCAGTTATGCCACCAGTGCTGCTTCAGCACTTGAAATATGGATGATGAGTATGCATGATCGAGATGATGCATTACAGGCTTATCGTAATATTACACAATATACGCTAAACACTCAATATTTGGAGCCATTAAAAGCTTCCGGATTAAGCAATCCATTTGATAGCGATTTAATTAAGAATATCGCGGATCAATTCACAAAACAATTTTTATAA
- a CDS encoding AAA family ATPase: MKKLPIGIENFKELIDKGYYYVDKTMWIKDVLSEKLVSYTRPRRFGKTLNMSMLYYFFSNKEKDNAYLFDNLEIYKEQEIMKHQNQYPVIFISLKDMIESSFEAQMDRYTSLVSDIVKKNKELFDSTQIDDADKDILRNIKYRKGQMIDLKESLYRISQCLQQHYHQKVIILIDEYDVPLHAAYKNGYYDEMVNFLKTVFSSALKTNDALEKGILTGCLRISKESIFTGLNNFKTYSILDIKSSCYFGFTYQEVEALLKFYNFERYIQEVKDWYDGYLFGDTDIFNPWSSLMYVDRKLQKESLKPISFWANTSGNDIVINYIKDGNQTLHDEFELLMQGKTLVKEIKPELTYRDMDNINHIYSFLLMTGYLKIYKEIKTNEVYELVIPNKEVYKIYDQSFMDYFNEIKHQYVNEFIQLLNDEEVEKSQSMLNDILDRSISYYDNYESFYHGFLLGLFQDLDVSSNKEAGDGRFDIEILPRRLDGTVIIIECKHSATLDELMSDSQKAAKQIKDKRYLSNPKYQKYRKSVGYGISFFKKQCIITKA; encoded by the coding sequence ATGAAAAAATTACCGATTGGTATAGAAAATTTTAAAGAACTTATCGATAAAGGATATTACTATGTTGACAAAACAATGTGGATCAAAGATGTATTAAGTGAAAAACTAGTATCATATACAAGACCAAGGCGTTTTGGTAAAACACTTAACATGAGTATGTTGTATTATTTCTTCTCTAACAAAGAGAAAGATAATGCATATCTATTTGATAATTTAGAAATTTATAAAGAACAGGAAATCATGAAACATCAAAATCAATATCCTGTTATTTTCATATCTTTAAAAGATATGATCGAATCAAGCTTTGAAGCACAAATGGATCGTTACACATCATTAGTTTCAGATATAGTCAAAAAAAATAAAGAGTTATTTGATAGTACACAAATAGATGATGCAGATAAGGATATTTTAAGAAATATTAAATATAGAAAAGGTCAAATGATTGATTTGAAGGAATCTTTATATCGTATATCACAATGCCTACAACAACATTACCATCAAAAAGTTATTATTCTGATAGATGAATATGATGTTCCTTTACACGCTGCCTATAAAAATGGATATTATGATGAAATGGTAAACTTTTTGAAAACGGTTTTCTCATCAGCCTTAAAGACAAATGATGCTTTAGAAAAAGGGATACTAACAGGATGTTTGAGAATCTCTAAAGAAAGTATCTTCACGGGATTGAATAATTTTAAAACATATTCCATTTTAGATATCAAATCAAGTTGTTATTTTGGATTTACTTATCAAGAAGTGGAAGCTTTATTAAAGTTTTATAATTTTGAACGATATATTCAAGAAGTAAAGGATTGGTATGATGGCTATTTGTTTGGAGATACTGATATTTTCAATCCTTGGAGTTCCCTAATGTATGTTGATCGAAAACTTCAAAAAGAAAGTTTAAAGCCAATTTCTTTTTGGGCAAATACAAGTGGAAATGATATTGTCATCAATTATATCAAGGATGGAAATCAAACTTTGCATGATGAATTTGAATTATTGATGCAAGGAAAAACACTGGTAAAAGAAATAAAACCAGAACTTACGTATCGTGATATGGATAATATTAATCATATATATAGTTTCCTATTGATGACGGGATATTTAAAAATATATAAAGAAATAAAAACTAATGAAGTTTATGAATTGGTAATTCCCAATAAAGAAGTTTATAAAATTTATGATCAAAGTTTTATGGATTATTTCAATGAAATTAAACATCAATATGTAAATGAATTCATCCAACTTTTAAATGATGAGGAAGTTGAAAAATCGCAATCTATGTTAAATGATATCTTAGATAGAAGTATTAGTTATTATGATAATTATGAAAGCTTTTACCATGGATTTCTTTTAGGATTGTTTCAAGATCTAGATGTTTCCTCGAATAAAGAGGCAGGGGATGGAAGATTTGATATTGAAATATTACCTAGAAGACTTGATGGAACGGTAATCATCATTGAATGTAAACATTCAGCTACATTAGATGAATTGATGAGCGATAGTCAAAAAGCCGCAAAACAAATCAAGGATAAACGCTATCTTTCAAATCCAAAGTATCAAAAATATAGAAAAAGCGTTGGCTATGGCATATCATTTTTTAAGAAGCAATGCATCATAACAAAAGCATAA